From Deferribacter autotrophicus, the proteins below share one genomic window:
- a CDS encoding MotA/TolQ/ExbB proton channel family protein, which yields MFEVIQKGGILMYPIIALSVISLAVFLERLFTLRKSNFVPDTFLEKLSVYLEKKDFEDAKNLCELQKSPISEIAREILSNLDLPVTRLMELAEDVGRFQATKLDRFLPTLQTIGNIAPLLGLLGTVLGMIKTFIVISEQGVGNAQALAGGISEALLTTAAGLSVAIPTVIFYHIIRHRSEKLTIELEKATAKIINLIFKEG from the coding sequence ATGTTTGAGGTTATTCAAAAGGGTGGAATTTTGATGTATCCCATCATTGCTTTATCTGTGATATCACTTGCTGTTTTTCTTGAAAGGTTGTTTACGCTTAGAAAGAGTAATTTTGTTCCAGATACATTTTTAGAAAAACTTTCTGTTTATCTTGAGAAAAAAGATTTTGAAGATGCTAAGAATTTGTGCGAATTGCAAAAGAGCCCAATAAGTGAAATTGCAAGAGAAATACTGAGTAATCTTGATTTACCGGTAACAAGGCTTATGGAGCTTGCAGAAGATGTGGGAAGATTTCAGGCTACAAAATTGGATAGATTTTTACCAACACTACAAACAATTGGGAATATTGCCCCTTTACTTGGTTTATTAGGAACGGTTTTGGGGATGATAAAAACTTTTATTGTGATATCTGAGCAAGGTGTTGGTAATGCACAGGCTCTTGCTGGAGGTATATCTGAAGCTCTTTTGACAACTGCAGCTGGCTTATCAGTGGCTATCCCTACAGTTATATTTTATCATATTATTAGGCATAGGTCTGAAAAGTTAACTATTGAGCTTGAAAAAGCTACTGCTAAAATAATTAACCTAATTTTTAAAGAGGGTTAA
- a CDS encoding ExbD/TolR family protein, with protein MKFSNKRNDRGLEINLTPLIDVVFLLLIFFMVSTTFIYTNALKVDLPKAKGDEQTVNKNIVVVVDSNNQIFVGKKKVPKFALYRVMKDLKEKNPNIPIILQADKNAKHGTVVFVMDQCKKAGFDRFTIAVEEE; from the coding sequence ATGAAATTTTCGAACAAAAGAAATGATAGAGGGTTGGAGATTAATCTAACCCCGTTGATAGATGTGGTTTTTTTGTTACTGATATTTTTTATGGTATCAACAACCTTTATTTATACAAACGCCTTGAAGGTAGATTTACCAAAAGCAAAAGGGGATGAACAAACGGTAAATAAAAATATTGTGGTTGTGGTGGATAGCAATAATCAGATTTTTGTAGGCAAAAAGAAAGTTCCGAAATTTGCACTTTACAGGGTAATGAAGGACTTGAAAGAGAAGAATCCCAATATACCCATTATACTTCAAGCTGATAAGAATGCAAAACACGGTACTGTGGTTTTTGTGATGGATCAATGTAAAAAAGCCGGATTTGACAGGTTTACCATCGCAGTAGAAGAAGAATGA